A single Lactuca sativa cultivar Salinas chromosome 8, Lsat_Salinas_v11, whole genome shotgun sequence DNA region contains:
- the LOC111918376 gene encoding ATP-dependent 6-phosphofructokinase 6 isoform X2, protein MFSTVGGLKLSSDNTRNRKTDNPSRRKAKVKVSPQSSIMSPPSAATALSLPKIVTGDYGYVLEDVPHLTDYIPDLPTFPNPLQDNPAYAVVKQYFVDMDDTIAQKIVVHANSPRGIHFRRAGPRQKVYFKSGDVHACIVTCGGLCPGLNTVIREIVCSLHDMYGVTRIEGIEGGYRGFYSRNTIPLTPKVANGIHKRGGTIIGTSRGGYDNKKIVNSIEDRGINQVYIIGGDGTQKGASAIYEEVRRRGLKVAVIGIPKTIDNDIPIIDKSFGFDTAVEEAQRAINAAHVESESNENCIGLVKLMGRNSGFIAMYATLASRDVDCCLIPESPFYLEGPGGLFEYIEKRIKENGHMVIVVAEGAGQELVAESLRATDNKDASGNKLLDDIGLWLSQKIKAHFKNRTEMEINLKYIDPTYMIRAVPSNASDNVYSTLLAQSAVHGAMAGYTGCTVGPVHGRECYIPFYRITEMQNKVVITDRMWARMLSSTNQPSFLNTKDIIESIMDEAPPTQLLDDQVADNGVVTKETGVC, encoded by the exons ATGTT TTCTACTGTCGGCGGTCTCAAGTTAAGCAGCGATAATACTCGTAATCGGAAGACAGATAACCCTAGCAGAAGAAAAGCTAAAGTTAAAGTTTCACCTCAGAGTTCAATTATGAGTCCGCCGTCGGCTGCTACCGCGTTATCTCTACCGAAGATTGTCACCGGCGACTATGGCTACGTACTTGAAGATGTTCCTCATTTGACCGATTACATCCCTGATCTTCCA ACATTTCCAAATCCCCTTCAAGATAATCCTGCATATGCAGTGGTCAA GCAGTATTTTGTAGATATGGATGACACCATTGCTCAGAAG ATTGTAGTTCATGCCAATAGTCCTCGTGGCATACATTTTCGACGTGCTGGACCCCGCCAAAAGGTGTATTTTAAATCAGGTGATGTTCATGCTTGtattgtaacatgtgggggcctATGCCCAGGTCTCAACACTGTGATTAGAGAAATAGTTTGTAGTTTACATGACATGTATGGAGTTACAAGAATCGAAGGGATTGAA GGTGGATACAGAGGATTTTATTCCAGAAATACAATCCCATTAACACCTAAAGTTGCTAATGGGATTCATAAACGAGGTGGCACCATAATCGGGACATCAAGAGGTGGCTATGATAACAAAAAGATAGTCAATAGCATTGAAGATCGTGGAATTAATCAG GTATATATAATAGGTGGAGATGGAACACAAAAAGGGGCGTCTGCTATCTACGAG GAAGTTAGAAGACGGGGTCTTAAAGTTGCTGTTATCGGGATTCCAAAAACTATCGATAATGACATTCCG ATTATTGATAAATCATTTGGATTTGATACTGCTGTTGAGGAGGCTCAACGTGCGATTAACGCAGCACATGTTGAGTCAGAGAGCAACGAGAATTGTATAGGACTTGTTAAGTTAATGGGACGTAATAGTG GGTTTATTGCAATGTATGCGACTCTTGCAAGCCGAGATGTTGATTGTTGTTTGATCCCTGAGTCACCTTTCTATCTTGAAGGACCCGGTGGTCTTTTTGAATACATagaaaaaagaataaaagaaaacgGGCATATGGTAATTGTTGTAGCAGAAGGTGCAGGACAAGAACTTGTGGCTGAGAGCTTACGAGCCACCGACAACAAGGATGCCTCCGGAAACAAGCTTTTAGACGACATTGGCTTGTGGTTATCTCAAAAGATCAAG GCTCATTTCAAGAACCGAACGGAAATGGAGATCAACTTAAAATATATAG ATCCTACGTATATGATTCGAGCTGTTCCAAGTAACGCATCGGATAACGTTTACAGCACTCTTCTTGCTCAGAGTGCGGTTCATGGAGCGATGGCTGGATATACCGGGTGCACTGTGGGCCCAGTCCACGGTAGAGAATGTTACATACCGTTTTAC AGAATTACGGAGATGCAAAACAAGGTTGTGATAACGGATCGGATGTGGGCCAGGATGTTGTCATCAACGAATCAACCGAGTTTTTTAAATACTAAAGATATTATTGAGTCTATTATGGATGAAGCACCGCCAACTCAGCTGCTTGATGACCAGGTCGCGGATAACGGTGTGGTGACCAAGGAAACAGGTGTTTGTTGA
- the LOC111918376 gene encoding ATP-dependent 6-phosphofructokinase 6 isoform X1, which produces MHSVTNSSTVGGLKLSSDNTRNRKTDNPSRRKAKVKVSPQSSIMSPPSAATALSLPKIVTGDYGYVLEDVPHLTDYIPDLPTFPNPLQDNPAYAVVKQYFVDMDDTIAQKIVVHANSPRGIHFRRAGPRQKVYFKSGDVHACIVTCGGLCPGLNTVIREIVCSLHDMYGVTRIEGIEGGYRGFYSRNTIPLTPKVANGIHKRGGTIIGTSRGGYDNKKIVNSIEDRGINQVYIIGGDGTQKGASAIYEEVRRRGLKVAVIGIPKTIDNDIPIIDKSFGFDTAVEEAQRAINAAHVESESNENCIGLVKLMGRNSGFIAMYATLASRDVDCCLIPESPFYLEGPGGLFEYIEKRIKENGHMVIVVAEGAGQELVAESLRATDNKDASGNKLLDDIGLWLSQKIKAHFKNRTEMEINLKYIDPTYMIRAVPSNASDNVYSTLLAQSAVHGAMAGYTGCTVGPVHGRECYIPFYRITEMQNKVVITDRMWARMLSSTNQPSFLNTKDIIESIMDEAPPTQLLDDQVADNGVVTKETGVC; this is translated from the exons ATGCATTCTGTAACTAACAGTTCTACTGTCGGCGGTCTCAAGTTAAGCAGCGATAATACTCGTAATCGGAAGACAGATAACCCTAGCAGAAGAAAAGCTAAAGTTAAAGTTTCACCTCAGAGTTCAATTATGAGTCCGCCGTCGGCTGCTACCGCGTTATCTCTACCGAAGATTGTCACCGGCGACTATGGCTACGTACTTGAAGATGTTCCTCATTTGACCGATTACATCCCTGATCTTCCA ACATTTCCAAATCCCCTTCAAGATAATCCTGCATATGCAGTGGTCAA GCAGTATTTTGTAGATATGGATGACACCATTGCTCAGAAG ATTGTAGTTCATGCCAATAGTCCTCGTGGCATACATTTTCGACGTGCTGGACCCCGCCAAAAGGTGTATTTTAAATCAGGTGATGTTCATGCTTGtattgtaacatgtgggggcctATGCCCAGGTCTCAACACTGTGATTAGAGAAATAGTTTGTAGTTTACATGACATGTATGGAGTTACAAGAATCGAAGGGATTGAA GGTGGATACAGAGGATTTTATTCCAGAAATACAATCCCATTAACACCTAAAGTTGCTAATGGGATTCATAAACGAGGTGGCACCATAATCGGGACATCAAGAGGTGGCTATGATAACAAAAAGATAGTCAATAGCATTGAAGATCGTGGAATTAATCAG GTATATATAATAGGTGGAGATGGAACACAAAAAGGGGCGTCTGCTATCTACGAG GAAGTTAGAAGACGGGGTCTTAAAGTTGCTGTTATCGGGATTCCAAAAACTATCGATAATGACATTCCG ATTATTGATAAATCATTTGGATTTGATACTGCTGTTGAGGAGGCTCAACGTGCGATTAACGCAGCACATGTTGAGTCAGAGAGCAACGAGAATTGTATAGGACTTGTTAAGTTAATGGGACGTAATAGTG GGTTTATTGCAATGTATGCGACTCTTGCAAGCCGAGATGTTGATTGTTGTTTGATCCCTGAGTCACCTTTCTATCTTGAAGGACCCGGTGGTCTTTTTGAATACATagaaaaaagaataaaagaaaacgGGCATATGGTAATTGTTGTAGCAGAAGGTGCAGGACAAGAACTTGTGGCTGAGAGCTTACGAGCCACCGACAACAAGGATGCCTCCGGAAACAAGCTTTTAGACGACATTGGCTTGTGGTTATCTCAAAAGATCAAG GCTCATTTCAAGAACCGAACGGAAATGGAGATCAACTTAAAATATATAG ATCCTACGTATATGATTCGAGCTGTTCCAAGTAACGCATCGGATAACGTTTACAGCACTCTTCTTGCTCAGAGTGCGGTTCATGGAGCGATGGCTGGATATACCGGGTGCACTGTGGGCCCAGTCCACGGTAGAGAATGTTACATACCGTTTTAC AGAATTACGGAGATGCAAAACAAGGTTGTGATAACGGATCGGATGTGGGCCAGGATGTTGTCATCAACGAATCAACCGAGTTTTTTAAATACTAAAGATATTATTGAGTCTATTATGGATGAAGCACCGCCAACTCAGCTGCTTGATGACCAGGTCGCGGATAACGGTGTGGTGACCAAGGAAACAGGTGTTTGTTGA